The genomic region TCTGACTGATTGACATTGTCTTTGGTTTAACTATTATGTTACTGGTTTTTTATCCCGCCTTTCCGGAGGAATCTCTTGAAAATACTTATAACTGACGGACTTGCGAAGCAGGGTCTTGAACTTCTGATGGCCGCCGAGGGAGTGGAGGTTGACGAAAGAAAAGGCGTCTCTCCCGAAGAGCTCACTGATATCATAAAGGACTACGACGGCCTAGTGGTAAGAAGTGCCACCAAGGTCACCAGAGAAGTTATAGAGGCTTCGGGCGGGCGGCTTCGGATAATAGGCCGCGCTGGCATAGGAATAGACAACATAGACCTTGACGCCGCGACCAGAAACGGGGTGGCCGTTATGAATACCCCGGAGTCAAATTCCATAACCACGGCCGAGCACACAATCACTCTTCTGCTCTCCCTCGCGAGAAGGATTCCCCAGGCCCATTCCTCGATAAAGTCGGGCAAGTGGGAGAGAAACAAGTACAAGGGGGTCGAGGTTTACGGGAAGACAATAGGCCTTGTGGGTCTTGGAAACATAGGAAAGCTGGTAGCCGAGCGGGCGATGGGTCTTAAGATGAAGGCGATTGCCTACGACCCGTACCTGAGCCAGGAAGCCGCGAAAAAGCTAAGCATCGAGCTTGTCTCCCTAGATGAGCTTTTCCACCGCTCAGACGTGATAACGGTGCACACCCCTCTTACTGACGAGACGAGGGATCTTGTAAACTCCGAGTCTTTTGAAAAGATGAAGGAAGGGGTGATAGTGATTAACTGCGCCCGGGGAGGCATAGTGAACGAGGCAGACATGGCGGAGGCGCTTCGTGAAGGCAAGGTGGGAGGAGCCGCGTTTGACGTGTACACCTCGGAACCTGTTGATCCCGACAACCCTGTTCTGTCAGTCGAGGAGAACATAGTGCTTACCCCGCATCTCGGTGCTTCAACGGAGGAGGCGCAGATAAAGGTCGGAACCACCATGGCGCAGCAACTGATAGATTTTGCCCAGAAAGGAGTCGTGAAAAACGCGGTCAACATGCCGTCGCTGACGACGGAGCAGCTTACCGTGATGAAGCCGTATCTGTCCATCTGCGAGAAGATAGGAAGTCTTCACGGCCAGCTCTGCGAGGGCGCTGTCCGCACTATAGAGGTCACTTACGAAGGCGAGGTGGCCGAGATGGACTCCGGGTACCTGACAGTTGCCGTGCTGAAAGGCTTTCTCTCGCACATAATGGACATCTCGGTGACCTACGTTAACGCTCCGTCTATAGCCGAGGAAAGGAAGATAAAAGTAGTTGAGTCGAAGTCTGCCGTTATGAGCCAGTACACAAACCTCATTACTGTAATGGTGACGACCCGTAAGGAGACCAGCGAAATCTCGGGAAGCGTGTTCGGCGGCAATCATGGAAGGATAGTCAAGGTAAACGGGGTCGAGATCGACGTCGTTCCCGAGGGATTCCTGCTCGTGAGCCACAACTACGACCGCCCGGGCTTCATAGGATCGATGTGTTCTGTTTTGGGAAAAAACAACGTCAATATCGGCCGTATGCACCTTGGAAGAAAATCCGTGGGCGGGGAAGCTATAGTGTTCACGAACGTTGATACAAGGGTAAGCGAGGAAGTTATCCAGGAAATTTCCGCCATAGAGAATATTATTTCGGTAACCCAGGTCAGTTTTTCAGATGAATAAGTTTTTGACGCTGCCTCAGGGAGTGAAAGATTTCGGTCCCGTGAAGGCGGAGAACCTCAAGCGGATAGAAAACGTGCTCCTTGAGGAATTTTCCTACTGGGGCTACAGGAGGGTTATAACTCCTCTTTTCGAGTATCTCGACACCATGTCCGTGGGCATAGGGGAGAACTTCAAGCACAGGCTAATGAAGTTCGTCGATCCGCACACGGGCGAAGTTGTGGTGCTGCGCCCCGACATAACTCCACAGATCGGACGCATGGTCGCCACTCAGCTCAGCGACCACCGCCACCCCCTCAGGCTTTGCTATTCGGGAAGGGTAGTGAGGTACGAGGAGAAAGGGAGCGGCAAGGAAAGGGAGGTCTTTCAGCTCGGCTGCGAGCTTCTGGGACTTGGTTCAACGGAAGGGGATTCCGAGATAATCGCGCTCGCTCTGAAATCCATTAATCGTCTCGGTCTTAAGAAAATAACCCTGAATCTCGGACACACGGGCATTCTTGATGCGGTTTTGCAGGATGCAGGAGAAATAAGGGACCAGCTTGTACACGCCCTCATAAAGAAAGACCAGGAGCTGATAAGAAAGATAGTGGAGCCCTCTGCGATTCCAAAAGACGTAAAGGATGTTCTTTTCAGTCTCTCAGATTATTACGGCGATGCCGATATCCTTCGCAGGGCGGCCCGGAACAAGAGATTCAGGCCCTGCATAGAAGAGATCATCTCCTTGATTACCGTGCTTGAGGAATACAAGGTTGAGTGCGACATATCGATCGATCTTGTGGAGGTCAAGGGGTTTGAGTACTACACGGGGGTTACTTTCGAGATAATATCTTCAGCAGCTCCCGCTTCTCTGGTGACGGGCGGCAGATACGACGGGCTTGTAAACCGGTACGGGAAAAACGTCCCCGCCGCGGGTTTTGCCATAGACGCCGAGGCACTTATGCAGAGCACCAAGGGTGGCGACGGAGAGAATCAGGTCCATTTCATAATAGTGCCAAAAAATCAGGATCTCAGAGGTGACGCCATAAGGCTTGCCGAGTGGCTTCGCTCAAGCAGCTTCAAGGTCATACTTGACCTCAACGGAAGTTACGCCGACATGATTGATTCTCAGGATTTCTTCGACGGAGACGGCTCGCTTGCTACGTACGGGCTGATAAAGCTTGAATCTCCTTCTGAAATAAAGCTCGTTGAATCCCGGACCGGGTCGATCAGGGAATTCTCCAATCTCGAAGAACTTCTTACCGGAGGAGGGCTCTAGGCTTGTCGAGCATAGTGGTCCTGGGTACGCAGTGGGGGGATGAGGGCAAGGGAAGAATAGTAGACCTGATAGCCTCAAGAACCGACCTGGTGGTAAGATACCAGGGCGGAAACAACGCGGGCCACACCATCGTGGCGGACGGAAGGAAAATCATACTCCACCACATACCCTCGGGCATACTCAGGGAAAACAGCCTGTCCCTTATAGGAAACGGGGTGGTTGTTGACCCCAAGGTGCTGGTCGGGGAGATAGAAGCGCTCAGAAGCGCGGGCTATCCGGTAAGCCCTTTGAATTTTCTCGTGAGTGAAAGGGCTCACGTGATAATGCCGTACCACAGGGAAATAGACCTGCTGAGGGAGAAGCGGCGCGCAAGCGGAAGAAAAATAGGCACGACCGGAAGGGGCATAGGCCCCGTTTACGAAGACAAGTACGCGAGGCGGGGCATAAGGATGCTTGATCTTACAGAACCCGAAGCCTTTCTCGCAAGACTTCGGTCGGTTATGGCGGAGAGAAACGCCTATATTGAGAAGGTTCTTGGAGCGGATCCCCTGGATACCGAGAGCGTGTATGAGGAGTACGTTACGTATGGAGAGGTTCTGAGGTCCTTTATTTCGGATGTTTCCGCGATTATCCGCAAAAGCGGCGAGGAGGGGAAAAGGATTCTTTTCGAAGGCGCTCAGGGCTCGCTTCTCGATATCGATTTCGGTACTTATCCCTACGTCACTTCGTCAAACGCGGGTCTCGGGGGCGTGTTTTCCGGAACCGGGGCTGTCCCGGGACTTGTAGGCTCCATAGTGGGAGTCGCAAAGGCCTATACCACCAGGGTGGGAGAGGGGCCCTTTCCCACGGAGGAATCGGGCGAGATACAGGAAGTGCTCAGAAGGGAAGGGGAGGAATACGGTGCTACCACCGGCAGGAGCAGAAGGTGCGGGTGGCTTGACGCCGTCGCGCTCAACTACGCGATCAGAACAAACGGGGTAACCGCCATAGCTCTTACGAAACTAGACGTGCTTTCCGGTTTTGAAAAGGTAAAGATATGCACGGGCTACGGACATAACGGGTCAATCACGAAAGAGTTCCCCGCGAGCCTTTCCGTTCTTGAGGACTGCGAGCCTTCATACGAGGAAATGGATGGATGGGATGAGGATCTGGCCGAGATAAAAAACGTTGAACAACTGCCCCGAAACGCCCTTGGTTTCATAAAAAGGGTCGAGGAACTGACCGGGATCCCGGTCTGGATAGTTTCGGTGGGACCGCAGCGCGACAAGTACTTCGAGTTAAGCGACTGTGTGTTCTCTCGGTAATCAGTCCTCTTTGAGAACCTCGATTGTCTTTGCCGCAAGCTTGGGGTCAAATCTGTTTTCAGACGAGATGAAGTTGCTGTCGAAAAGGCCTGTCGCTTCGACTATGTCTCCTTCGGCGAAGGAGAGCTCCTTTTCCCAGACGACGGTTATGTAGTTCCCCTCGCTGTCGGCCAGCTTAAAGGTCGTTGATTCCGCCGGTTCCTCAGATGTCGAGATTTCCCACACTTTTCCCCTGACGCGCACTTCCTGCATCGTGTACACAGAAGGGTTAAGTATGAGAACAGCTACGGATTTGTCGGCCGATATCATGGAAGTCGCCGGGTTCTCCCATCTCCTGCACGAGGGAGCGAGCAGCATGACTGCGAGAAAAAAGACCGCGAGTATTTTCATTCGTTTTCTCCTGTTACGGGGGTACGGCTACCGAGATTATCCTTAATTTTTTCGTACGCGTCTATTATTTTCATGACGAGAGGGTGTCTTATGACATCGGTTTTCGAGAAGTGAACGAAATCTATTCCCTTTATTCCGGATAGGATGTTCATGGCCTCGATAAGTCCTGAGTTCTGTTCCCTGGCCAAGTCTATCTGGGTGATATCTCCCGTTATGACCGCTTTTGAGCCGAACCCGAGTCGGGTGAGAAACATCTTCATCTGTATCGCTGTAGTGTTCTGCGCCTCATCGAGAATTATGAATGCATCGTTGAGTGTTCTTCCTCTCATGTAGGCTATCGGAACGATTTCGATCATATTCTTCTCAATTAGCCTGTTGGCTTTCTCGAATTCCATCATATCGTAGAGGGCGTCGAAAAGGGGTCGCAGGTAGGGATTCACCTTTTCCTGAAGATCGCCGGGGAGGAATCCCAGTTTTTCTCCCGCCTCCACAGCGGGGCGCGCGAGCACTATCCTGTTTACCTTCTTGTTCGTAAACGCTGAAACGGCCATCGCCATCGCCAGGTAGGTTTTTCCCGTCCCCGCGGGTCCTATGCCGAACACCATGTCGTTTCTTCTTATGGCGTCGATGTAGAGTTTCTGGTTTATGGTCTTGGGACTTATTATTTTTTTCCGGACGGATATGCAGACCGTGTCGAGGAATATTTCCTCAAGGGATGCGTCTTTCTGGTTAAGGAGTCTCTTCGCTATTTTTATGTCGGAAGGCTGAAGGACATAGCCCTTTTCTATCAGCGAATACATCTGCCCCATGAGCATGCCCGCTTCCGCGGTTCTCTCCTCGTCCCCCTTGAGAGTGATTTTGTTGCCCCGGGTGTGGATGCTTATGTCGAATTCGTTTTCTATTTCCTTGAGATTTGAATTAAGTTCCCCGTAGAGAACCTTTACGGCTTCTATATTCTCAAGTTCAAGCTCTCTGATTCCATCCATAGGCAATTAAGTTACCGCGTACAGGAAAGATTATGCTTCGCGTCTAGAATTTTAGATTTTTTGCTCCAACCCGAAAACGATTCTGCACAACTTGGCATCTCACCTTTGCTTATTTTCCCTTTTTTTAGGCTTTTTCTCAACAGTTTTCAGATCGCATTCCAATTAACCGCGGATCCCGTTTTTTCAGGGTATGCCAAGCGGGTCCGGGTAAATCATTCTGTAGCCGAGCGTTTCTTTAAGCTTTTCGTTTGAGACTATCTTGTACTCCGGGGAGCTTTCCGTCTTGAAAAGCGGTAGCGGGATTCCATATTTCCGGGCTTCGCGCGAGTAATACTCCCTTCTCGTCGGATGCTTATCGCAGGTGGCGTTGAGCACGGTGTTTCTTACATCAAGATCTATTACGCTCCGAACGATTCCTATGCAGTCGTCGCGGTGTATGAGGTTAAGAGGGCAATCGGGGTTTAGCACGAGTTTTTTTCTTCTGATCGATTTTATGGGAGCCCTGTCGTAACCTATTAGTCCAGAGAAGCGTATCACGGTCGTATCGATTCCCGGCTGTTCCATGAGAAGCCTCTCCACGCGCAGAAGGGCCTTTCCCGACGGTTTATCGGGGTGAAGCGAGTCTTCTTCCCTTACGACCCCGTTTGTGTTCGGATAAACGGATGTCGAGCTGGCGAAGATAACCATCTTCCCTCGGGGGTTCGGTATGGCCCCGATGAGGTTTCTGATCTGTTTTTCATGGTAGGTCTCTATATCGTCCCTTCGTTCCGGGGGGAAATTGATGAAAAGAATGTCCGAGGAGAAAAATTCATCCGCACCCTCGCCCCTCACCTCGGGGGCGATATCTATCAGGTAGGGCTCTATTCCTTTTTCCGAAAGAGCGGGGAGCTTCTCAGGGTCCCTTACAGACCCTCTCACCGAAAAACCCGCACCCTTTAGATGTAGAGCAAGCGGTTCCCCAAGCCAGCCGCAGCCCAGAATGCTCACGGTCCTCACTGGTCCTGCTCCGCTTCCCGCCGCGTTATTTCACGCGTGACTTCCGCCCGCTGCTCGTCTGAGTACTCCTCCCAGTTCGCTATCTCGTCGCTCGTGCGGAGGCATCCGACGCAAAGCCCCGTGTCCTCGTCCATTATGCATATGCCGTTGCAGGGAGAATTCGTTTTTCCCAAAACCCTATCCTCCGCAGAAAAGCCTGAGCATCTCGAGGTACTTTTCGCTTGTCTTTCTGACTATGTCGGGGGGAAGCTCAGGTGCCGGAGGATTTCTGTTCCAGCCCGTCTGCTTGAGGTAGTCCCTTACGAACTGCTTGTCAAAGCTTGTCTGCGGTCCGCCCGGAGCGTAGTCTGCCCGGGGCCAGAATCTTGATGAATCCGGCGTCAGGGCCTCGTCTATCAGAATGAGTTCTCCTGTGTCTCTGTCTATACCGAACTCAAATTTCGTATCGGCTATTATTATGCCTCGTTCTTCGGCTATACCGGCGGCTGCCGTGTAGATCTCGATGCTTGCGTCCCTTACCCTGCTCGCGAGCTCCCCGCCGATCATCTCGCGCACTTCCGCGAAAGTTATGTTCTCGTCATGGGTTCCCTGCTCGGCCTTGGTTGACGGCGTGAAAACGGGTTCCGGAAGCTTCTGCGACTCAAGGAGCCCTTCTCCAAGGGGTATGCCGCAGACGGAACCGGTTTTTTTGTACTCTTCCCACCCCGAACCGCTTATATAGCCTCTCACTACGCACTCCACGGGAAGCGGGTCGGTTTTCTTGACGAGCATCGAGCGGTCTGAGAGCGCCTCGGCATGGTCCCCGAAGGGGTCGGGGAAATCCTCGGGGTCCGTTGAGATCATGTGGTTCGGGATTATATGCTCTGTTTTCCGGAACCAGAATTCTGAGATGCGGTTTAGCACCTCGCCTTTTGCCGGTATCCCGTTTGGGAGTATCACGTCAAAGGCTGAGATGCGGTCGGTGGCTACCATCAGGATGCGCTCGCCCAGGTCGTAGATGTCTCTTACCTTGCCTCTGGTGGGTTCTGCGAATCCGATGAAATCCGTGCTGAGTATCGTTTGGTGAATAGTTCTGCCACTTGATTCCCGATTTTTGCGGGACGCTTTGACTGAATGGTGAAACTACCCGAAACCGCGGCCATTCTCAAGCGTCCCCGCAGTTGTTGACAATGTGCGATAATTAAAGACAATATCAGGTTTTTGAGCACGTAGCTCAGTGGCAGAGCACTTGCTTGACGTGCAAGGGGTCGCAGGTTCAAATCCTGCCGTGCTCACCATGTGTTTCAGAGGACGAATCAGTTGGGTATAGAGGTAAATATCGACGGGAAGCAAGGCAGGTTTTCTTCGGGAATCACCGTGGGGGACGTGCTGGCGGAACTTGGGGAAGACAAGCGTACAGTAGGGGCCGTCGTAGACGGCCAGGTAGTTGATTTCTGGCACCGCCTCGGGAGCGACTGCGACCTTCTGCCCGTAAAAAGCAATACCGAAGCCTCTTTGGGGCTTCTGCGGCACACCGCGGCCCACGTTCTCGCTGAAGCCGTCCAGTCTCTTTTCCCCCAGGCGAGGGTCACCATAGGTCCCGTGATAGAAAACGGGTTTTACTACGATTTTGATTTCGAGAGGGGCTTCACTCCCGAGGATCTTGAGAACATCGAAGCGAAGATGCTTGAGATAATAAAGAAGAACCGGCCTCTTACGAGAAAATCGGTCACGAGGGAGGAGGCCATAGCTACCTTCTCCGGGATAAACGAGAACTACAAGGTTGAGATAATAAACGACCTTCCCGAAGGGGAGGAGATAACCATATATGACCAGACAGACTGGTATGACCTCTGCAGGGGGCCTCACCTTCCCTCAACGGGTCTCATAAAGGCCTTTAAGCTCACGAGTTCCGCAGGGGCTTACTGGAGGGGCAACGAGAACAACCCCATGCTCCAGAGAATTTACGGAACGGCGTTCTGGGACAAAAAGGAGCTGCGCAAACATCTGCAGAGCCTGGAAGAGGCAAAAAAAAGGGACCACAGAAAGCTTGGGAGGGAACTCGATCTTTTCAGCGTGAACGAAGAAATAGGACCCGGTCTCATCCTCTGGCATCCTAGGGGGGCGAAGGTAAGAAACGTAATAGAGGATTTCTGGAAGAGGGAGCATATCTCCCGGGGCTACGAAGTGCTCTACACGCCGCATATGGCCAAACTTGATCTCTGGCGCACGAGCGGTCACGTGGATTTTTACTCGCAGAACATGTTCTCGTGCATGGAGGTTGAGAATTCCGATTATCAGGTAAAGCCCATGAACTGTCCCTTCCACATACTGATATACAAGACAAAGACGAGAAGCTACAGGGATCTGCCGATCAGGTGGGCCGAGATAGGAACCGTGTACAGGTACGAGCGTTCAGGGGTTCTCCACGGTCTTTTGAGAGTAAGGGGCTTTTCCCAGGACGACGCCCACATATTCTGCCGACCCGACCAGATACGCGAAGAGGTCTCCGGGGTGCTTCGCCTCACCTTGGATTTCCTGAAGACTTTTGGGTTTGATAATTACGAGATCTTTCTCTCTACGCGCCCGGCCAAGTTTGTTGGAAGCGAGGAGAACTGGGAGAGGTCTATAGAGGCCATCGAGGAGGCCCTGTCGGATGTTGGGCTTCCGTACGGAGTTGACACCGGCGGCGGGGCTTTTTACGGTCCCAAGATAGATCTTAAGATAAAGGACGTGATAGGCAGGGCTTGGCAATGCTCAACTATTCAAGTAGATTTCAACCTGCCCGAGCGGTTTGACATGGAATTTGTGGGTGAGGATAACGCGAGACATACCCCGATAATGATCCACAGGGCCATATTCGGTTCTATCGAGCGGTTCTTTGGAATTCTCATAGAACATTACGGGGGAGCGTTTCCGCTCTGGCTCAGCCCCGAACAGGTAAGGGTGGCATCCGTGGGACAGAGCCAGGCCGAGTACTGCGAGGAAGTCTGCTCCGAGCTTCGGAGCCGGGGAATCAGGGTCGGCAGCGATTTGCGAAACGAGAAGCTAGGATATAAGGTTAGGGAGGCTCAGGTGATGAAAATTCCCTACCTGCTGGTTGTGGGAGACAAGGAGGTTGAGACGGGAACGGTTGCTCCCAGGAAGTACGGCGGAGATGCCATGGCGGCGTTGCCGGTAAAGGATTTTATCGAAATCGTCGTGGGGGAGAACGATCCCTACAGTTGGATGGAGGTAACGGTATAGCTAGAAGGAGAAATAATTTCAGGGCCCGCGTTCCGGAGACCCGGATTAACAGGAGAATCACCGCGAAAGAGGTGAGGCTCATAGATATTGAAGGTGAGCAGCTCGGGATCGTAGGCATTGACGAGGCTTTGCGGATCTCGGAGGAAAAGGAAGTAGACTTGGTTGAGATTGCGTCAAACGCTACTCCGCCCGTATGCAAGTTGATGGATTACGGGAAGTTCAAGTACGAACTCAAAAAACAGCGAAGCGCGAAAAAACAGAAAGATCAGACGATAAAGGAGATCAAGTTTCGTCCCAACATAGGGGACCACGACCTTGAAGTCAAGGTAAACCGAATGAAGGGTTTTCTTGAAGCGGGTCACAAAACCAGGGTAAGGATATTTTTCAGGGGCAGGGAAATAGTTCACTCGGACCTCGGCCGCAAGCTCGCCGAGGATGTCTGCGAAAAACTGTCCGATGTCGCCTCGGTGGACATGGAGCCCAAGATAGAGGGCAAGAACCTGATAATGGTGCTTGTACCGGCAAAAAAAACAGTGAGGAATTCACAAGATGCCTAAGATGAAGACGAACCGCAGCGCGGCCAAGAGGTTTTCCGTTACCGGAAGCGGAAAAATAAGAAGGAACAAGGGTGGAAAAAGCCATATAAACGTGAAGAAGAGTTCAAAAAGGATGCGGAGACTGCTGGAGACGGATTTCATCGAAGGTTCCGCGGCCAAGAAGATCAAAACCTACGTTCCTTACCTGTGAACTGATACAAACGGAGAATACCGATGCGCATAAAAAGAGGAGTCACTTCCAGAAGACGTAAAAAAAGAGTTCTTAAGCTTGCAAAAGGGTACTGGGGGAGAAGAAAAAACAATTTCAGACGGGCGAAGGAAACCATACTCAGGGCACTTGCCTATTCCTACAGGGACCGCCGCCGCAGAAAAAGAGACTTCAGGGCGCTTTGGATTATGAGAATAAACGCTGGGGTAAGGCCTTTTGGACTTTCCTACAGCAGGTTCATAAACGCGCTTAAGCAGTCCGGAGTCGAACTTGACCGAAAAAGTCTCTCAGAGCTCGCCATAAGAAACCCCGAGAGTTTCAAGGCCGTGGTGGAGTTCGCGACCTCGAAGAAGGGATGATCTTCCGCCCCGACCGGGGCTTCTATTCTATTCCCGGCTAAAGCGGGTTTATACCGGGGTCGTGCGGGTCGCGCTCAAGCGGGCAGCCTTCGCAGCGCGGGGTCTTTGCGCAGTGAAGTTTCCCCGTTTTCACTATGAGCGCGTGGTACTCTCCGAAAACTCCTGTGTTTGGGGAAAGACTTTGCGTAAAAAGCTCCTGTATCTTCGCGTAACTTGCGTCTTCGGGGATCAGGCGGTGGCGGCTGAGAATTCTTCTTGAGTAGTTATCGACCACGAACACGGGTTTTCCAAGGGCGTAAAGCAGGATCGAATCAGCTGTTTCTTGGCCGATGCCGTTTACCGAAAGCAATTCCTCCCTGAGTTTGTCTGTGTCCTCTGCGAGCATGTTTTCCATCTCTCCCCCGTAGCTTGCGAACAGAAAGTCGATGAAGTTTTTAAGCCTTCTGGCTTTTAGGTTGTGATACCCGCAGGGACGAATCAGGGCCGCAAGCTGCCCGTGGGATACCGACTTCAGTTTTTCTGCCGAAAGCATGGAACTCTCCCTCAGAGCCGTAATGGCTCGCTCCACGTTTCTCCAGGAGGTGTTCTGGGTGAGTATGGCGCCTGTGGCGCACTCAAGTCTTGTACGGGCGGGCCACCAGTTCTGCGGACCATATCTTTTATACAGGACGGAGTAAAAATTCCGTATTCTTTCGGATTCGCCTGTACCGCTCAACGTATTGTTTCTCCGCCGCTTCTGCGGTTAATGTGGGAAACGACCAGGAAAAAGACGGCCGCAAGCGCGTATCCGGCGGCCCATCTGGCTCCTGTTGCGAAGCCGAGAGAATAGAGGCTTCCTTCAACCGAGATTTCCCCTGCGTGTATGAAACCGAAAAAGGCCATCACGGCTCCCACTCCCATCCAAACTCCCGCTTGAGTGAGCCTGCGTTCTACAAGGCACACTGCTGTTGCGGCCCAGACAACGGAGGAGAGCATGAATCCCTGGGAAAGCGCTACCAGCCCGGGCAGCTGAAGCCCAGAGGCGACAAACACGTCTAAATTCTCAAACGCGCGGTGAGCTACAGAACCGTCCGAAATCGCTGCTCCCACCGCTCCTACTGTTTGGGAAACCACTATCGTTCCCCACGCCGCAAGAGACGGGACCAGTCCCAGAGCTACGGCGGGGGCGTGGGAGCGAGGAGTGGTCTGAAACGCCTGGGCCGTCATCACGAGACCTACCCATATCAGTATTACTCCGGCGGCCTCGACCGGCACCAGGGCCACGGCGAGGGAACTGAGACCGACAAGCGACACAACGGCGTAGAAAGCTCCGTTCATAACCGAGTAGCCTCCTTTCGCTCCCATCTCTTTCCATCCCGGATGGCCTATGTATATGGTCGTGGGGAAACACGACCCGAAAAGGGATGCGGCTATCGATCCCACTCCGTTAACTGCAAGGCACGGTCCCGTGGGGTAGGGGTCTCCCGCGGCCTCTGCGGACTCTATGTTTTGCAGGGACCCGAGAATGTTGTAAAGCCCCATCGGAAGCACTACGGGAATCAGTACCGAGCGCACCAGGGGATCCGAAAGCCCTGCAACGAGATCGCCCAGAACTGGAATAGGCAGGTAGAATCCCACGTCGCCGAATGCTTTGCCCACAGCGGGTCCCGAAACGGATGTTTCCTCTCCGAATCCCGCTGC from Candidatus Dadabacteria bacterium harbors:
- a CDS encoding translation initiation factor IF-3; this encodes MARRRNNFRARVPETRINRRITAKEVRLIDIEGEQLGIVGIDEALRISEEKEVDLVEIASNATPPVCKLMDYGKFKYELKKQRSAKKQKDQTIKEIKFRPNIGDHDLEVKVNRMKGFLEAGHKTRVRIFFRGREIVHSDLGRKLAEDVCEKLSDVASVDMEPKIEGKNLIMVLVPAKKTVRNSQDA
- the rpmI gene encoding 50S ribosomal protein L35; this translates as MPKMKTNRSAAKRFSVTGSGKIRRNKGGKSHINVKKSSKRMRRLLETDFIEGSAAKKIKTYVPYL
- the rplT gene encoding 50S ribosomal protein L20 encodes the protein MRIKRGVTSRRRKKRVLKLAKGYWGRRKNNFRRAKETILRALAYSYRDRRRRKRDFRALWIMRINAGVRPFGLSYSRFINALKQSGVELDRKSLSELAIRNPESFKAVVEFATSKKG
- a CDS encoding endonuclease III domain-containing protein, with the protein product MSGTGESERIRNFYSVLYKRYGPQNWWPARTRLECATGAILTQNTSWRNVERAITALRESSMLSAEKLKSVSHGQLAALIRPCGYHNLKARRLKNFIDFLFASYGGEMENMLAEDTDKLREELLSVNGIGQETADSILLYALGKPVFVVDNYSRRILSRHRLIPEDASYAKIQELFTQSLSPNTGVFGEYHALIVKTGKLHCAKTPRCEGCPLERDPHDPGINPL
- a CDS encoding NCS2 family permease; translated protein: MKNLFFPAGAQPLFSFSDAEGFFGLMVDNLVQYLLIVVLLTGLVGLQREFIISSVLPAVAISLIIGNLYYAWLAQRLSAATGRKDVTALPYGVNTISVFAFIFLVMIPAKLAAQSQGATPQEAALVAWRVGVAACFLSGVIELAGSFVAERIRKATPRAALLTSLAGIAVAFLCMDFAARCFAYPLVALLPFGVLLFTLLSRTRLPLGIPGVGLALVLGMFAAWVLFAAGFGEETSVSGPAVGKAFGDVGFYLPIPVLGDLVAGLSDPLVRSVLIPVVLPMGLYNILGSLQNIESAEAAGDPYPTGPCLAVNGVGSIAASLFGSCFPTTIYIGHPGWKEMGAKGGYSVMNGAFYAVVSLVGLSSLAVALVPVEAAGVILIWVGLVMTAQAFQTTPRSHAPAVALGLVPSLAAWGTIVVSQTVGAVGAAISDGSVAHRAFENLDVFVASGLQLPGLVALSQGFMLSSVVWAATAVCLVERRLTQAGVWMGVGAVMAFFGFIHAGEISVEGSLYSLGFATGARWAAGYALAAVFFLVVSHINRRSGGETIR